The window GGCCTGATTATCGCTTCGATTGTGGTGTTATTTTATGCGGTATTGGGCGGTATGAAAGGCATCACCTACACTCAAGTGGCGCAATATGTGGTACTGATTATCGCCTATACCATTCCGGCAGTGTTTATTTCGCTCAACCTCACCGGCAACCCGATTCCGCCGCTGGGCTTTTTGAGCACGCACACCGAATCAGGCATGCCGCTGCTGCAAAAGCTCGACAGCATCATCACTGAGCTGGGCTTCACTGCCTACACGGCCGATGTGCCCAACAAGCTGAATATGTTTTTATTCACCATGTCGCTGATGATCGGCACTGCCGGCCTGCCGCACGTGATTATCCGCTTCTTTACCGTGCCTAAAGTATCTGATGCCCGCTCTTCGGCCGGTTGGGCACTGGTGTTTATCGCGCTGCTTTACACCACCGCACCGGCGGTAGGCTCGATGGCGCGGATTAACTTGGTCGACACCATCTACCCGCAAGGCACGGCGGCCGCACCGCTGGAATTTGAAGCACGCCCGCAATGGATGAAATCTTGGGAAACCACCGGTTTGCTGAAATTTGAAGACAAAAACGGCGACGGCAGAATCCAGTATTACAACGACAAATCCGCCGGCTTTGAAGCCACAGCTGCCGAGCGCGGCTGGGCAGGCAACGAGCTGACCGTTAACAACGATATTATGGTATTGGCCAACCCTGAAATCGCCAACCTGCCGTCTTGGGTAATCGGCCTGATTGCTGCCGGCGGTTTGGCTGCGGCACTCTCGACGGCGGCCGGTTTGCTGCTGGCAATTTCATCAGCCATCTCGCATGACTTGATTAAGAAAACGCTCAAACCCGATATCAGCGAAAAAGGCGAATTGCTGGCCGCGCGCATATCGATGACGGTTGCCATCATTATCGCCACCTGGTTGGGCATCAACCCGCCCGGCTTTGCAGCACAAGTGGTTGCACTGGCCTTCGGTATCGCCGCGGCTTCGATTTTCCCGGCTTTGATGATGGGTATTTTCTCAAAACGCATCAACAGCACCGGCGCAGTTGCAGGCATGCTGGCAGGTTTGATTTCCACCTGTGTTTACATTTTCCTCTACTTGGGCTGGTTCTTTATTCCCGGCACCAACAGCTTTGAAAATGTAGAAGCCAACTGGTTGTTCGGCATTTCTCCGCTCTCGTTCGGCGCAGTCGGTGCCATCATCAACTTTGTAGTCGCCTTCATCGTATCGAGCGCAGGCAAAGCACCGCCGCAAGATGTGCAAGATTTGGTGGAAAGCGTACGTTACCCGCGTGGTGCAGGTAAAGCAGTTGACCACTAAACCGTATTTTCATTAAACTCATTCGGGCTTCCTGTTACGGAAGCCCGAAATATTTAAAACAACTTAAAAATAAAAGGAATGCCATGATTTGGGAATTTGTCGCCACAGTTTCAGCCGGCCTCGGTGCCGCCGGCATTATGATGATTATCCGATTGCTGGTTAAAAAACTGCCCAAATGGCTGGTGCCTGCCGCTGCCGGTTTGGGCATGATCGGCTTTCAGGTTTACAACGAATACAGCTGGTATGGGCACACCCGCTCACTGCTGCCGGCCAGCGCGGTAGTGGTGGCCGAAGTGCCGGAAAGCACGTTTTACAAACCGTGGTCGTATGTGAAACCGCAAATATTGAAATTTGTTGCCATCGACACCGCCAAAACCGCGCCTGTCGGCAACAGCGGCCAAGTGCTGCAAACCAACCTTTACTTTTTCGAGCGCCGCATGAGCGCCCAAACCTGGCCGGTATTGATCAACTGCCAAACCGGCCTGCAAGCCAATGCGCCGCAAACCGCGCATACCAATCAAACGCAGAGTGTAGATGCTTCCGCATGGAGCAAAACCGACTACAGCGAAAAAATCGCCCAAGCCATCTGCCCGGGCAAAGCTTCGTAATCGTAAACCCGGCTGTTGCGATTTCTGCGCATTATTTTTGTTTTATCTTCATGCCGCTCTATGCTATAAAGCAGCTGTTATCCACATCATGCCGTCTGAAACCAACGTTCAGACGGCCTTAATATTTATTTTACATATGAACATCATTGCTCTTGTTTTCAAACAGCACCGCCGGGCTTTTCTGGTGATGTTTGCGCTCACCCTGCTTTCCGGCCTGCTCGGTATCGGCGTATTGGCGTTTATCAACACCTATCTTTTGCGCAGCAGCGAAGGCACGGTGCAAAGCGTGATGTGGCAGTTTGCCGCCCTACTTGCCGTTTACCTGCTGGCGGCCACTTATGCCCAAATCAAGCTATCCAAGCTCGGCCACCAATTTGTGTTTGAATTGCGCACCCGCTTGCTCAAACGCATTATGGATTCACACGATGCGCAAATCCAGCTGACCGGCAAGCCCAAGCTGCTGGCCAGCCTTTCCAACGATATCCGCAGCATCAGCATGGCCTTTGCCCGCCTGCCGGAGCTGGTGCAGGGCATCTTGTTTACACTCGGGTGCAGCGTTTATATGATTTGGCTTTCGCCCAAATTATTTATGGTAACCGCGTTAATTCTCAGCATTATGGTGCTCGGCAGCAATTATGTGGTCAAACGCGTGTATGCCAGCTTCCGTGCTATGCGCGGTTATGAAGACGAGCTTTACAGCCACTATGAAACCAGCCTCGACGGCCACAAAGAGCTTACCCTCAACCGCTATCGGGCAGAACGCTTTTACCGTGAAGCATTCAGCACCACCGCGCAACACAACCGCAATGCCGCCATCCGTGCCGACAGCTACCATGCCTTTGCCATCAACTGGGGCAACACCCTGATGCTGGCGGCAGTGGGCATTATCTTTTACCTCTCACTCTACCACCACTGGGCCGGCCTGGCCGATGCCGCCACCATCACCATGACCGTATTATTTATGCGCTCACCGCTCTCACAAGCCATCAGCGCCTTTCCCATGCTGATGAGCAGCCAGGTAGCGCTCAATGCGCTCGACAACTTAGGGCTTGCCGACTACCGCCCCGATTTCCACAGCAGCCACAACCTGCCGGCCGGTTGGCAGAGCATCCGCCTTGAAAACATCACCTATGCCTACCCCGCCCAAGGCGGCCAGCATTTTGCACTCGAGCCGGTCAACCTTACGCTCAAGCGCGGCGAAACCGTGTTTCTCATCGGCAGCAACGGCTCAGGAAAATCCACACTTTCTATGGTATTGGCCGGGCTTTACACGCCCACATCCGGCAAAATTTTTGTTGACGACGTCGAAATCACCGATGCCAACCGCGATGCCTACCGCCGGCTTTTTGCCAGCGTATTTACCGATTTTCATTTGTTTGAACAACTGGTAGACGGCCTCGGCCAAGACGTATCCGACGACATCACCGCCCAATGGCTCAACCATCTGCGCCTGAGCGATAAAGTGAAAATCGAGCAACAGCGCATTCTCAACAGCAAGCTTTCGCAAGGCCAGAAAAAACGCCTCGGCCTGCTCGCCGCCGCGCTGGAAAACCGCAGCATGCTGATACTCGACGAATGGGCGGCCGACCAAGACCCGCAGTTCCGCCGCGTGTTTTACGAAACCCTGCTGCCCTTGTTAAAACAACAGGGCTACACCGTATTCGCCATCAGCCACGATGATAAATATTTCCACCACGCCGAGCGCATTATCTCGATGAAACAAGGCAGATTGAGCGAACACAGCGCAGCCGAAGCGGTGCATGTGGCCGACGAACACAGCCGCTGAAGCAGCCCGGCCTCAGCGGCTTAATGCCTGCTGCCAGCTGCCCGTTTTCGGCGCGGCTTTCAAGCTTTGCTCGAAATCTTCCAACATCTCCAGCTCAAAGCGGCTGAAGCCTGCACGCTCGCGCGCCTCGATATTCACATAGCCGCGGAAAATAAACAAATCATAGCGGGCAATCAGCGTTCGGAACAAAGCCACCGGCTCCAACCCACGGCGGGCGCACAGATAATGATACCAATGATTGCCGATTTGTACATGCCCCACTTCATCGCGGTAAATAATGTCGAGCACGGCGCAAGTTGCCTCATCACCGCGCTGCGCCACTTTGGCGCGAATGGCCGGGGTCACGTCCAACCCGCGCGCTTCCAGCACCCGCGGCACCAGCGCCATACGCAGCAGCGGATCAAACGCCGTTTTATAGGCCATGTCCCACAAATGGTTATGCGCCTCAAAATCACCATAATCAAAACCGTAGGCATTCAGACGGCCTCTCATCAGTGAAAAATGATATGCCTCTTCTTTTGCTACCCGAATCCAGTCGGCAGTAAATGCTTCCGGCAGATTGCGGAAACGGTAAGCCGCATCCAGCGCCAGATTGATGGCATTAAACTCAATATGGCAAATCGCATGCAGCATGGCCGCATAGCCTTCGGTGGTGCTCATTTTGCGCTTTTGCACATCGGCAGGCGCCACCAAAATCGGTTTTTGCGGGCGGCCGGCAAAGCGGAAATCCAGCGCCGCAGCAGCCGGTTTGCCAACACCTCCGGCGGCGGCAAGTTTTTCAAACAACTCAGCAGCCGCACGGCATTTGGCATCGGGGTCACTTTCAAGCAAAGCGGATTCAAGCAGAGGATAAGGGTTGTAAAGCATGAGCGGCAATCATCCGAATATCGGCAGAGGCATTATTATATAGCCGTTAAACCGAATCATTCTACTATGCCGGCCTTACCCCGCGTGCATACCGTCTGTTATCAACGGGCATGGTCGCTATACCTGCATGATTTTTTGTTAAGATGCATGTAAAGCCCGACAAAAACATTCAACAAGCGATTAAATAAATGTGAAAGCCGCCGCCTGCCTATGATACAAAATCCGATACAATTCAGAATACTAACCGGCAAGCCCGACCGTTTACACAAATTATCGACTTGATTGGGGGCTTGCCTGATACACAATAACGCCTATACTGGCGCCAACGGTCGGAATACCGGCACCATCAACAACAAGAAAGGAAGGAATACTGCATGAAACAACGCACTTTGCTGAAAACCATCACTGCATTAGGCTTCTGCGCCGCCATCGGCGTTGCACAGGCCGGCGCCATTGACGCGCTGAAAAAATTCAACAGCGACACCGACGGCATCAGCGGCAATTTCAGCCAAACCGTGAAAAGCAAAAAGAAAACCCAAACCACCAACGGCGCGTTCCAAATCCAGCGCCCCGGCCTGTTTAAATGGGAATACACCCGCCCCTATAAGCAAACCATCGTCGGCGACGGCAAAACCATTTGGCTTTATGACGTAGATTTGGCGCAGGTAACCAAATCATCGCAAGACCAAACCATCGGCGACAGCCCGGCTGCCATTTTGTCGAACAAAACCGCGCTCGACAGCAGCTATTCGCTGAAAGAAGACGGCTCTTCAGGCGGCATCGATTATGTGTTGGCCAGCCCCAAGAAAAACAACGCCGGCTACCAATACATCCGCATCGGCTTTAAAGGCGACGCGCTGGCGGCCATGCAGTTGAAAGACAGCTTCGGCAACGAAACCACCATCAGTTTCAGCAATTTGAATATGAAGCCCAATCTTTCCCGCAACACCTTTAAATTTACCCCGCCCAAAGGCGTAGATGTGTTGAGCAACTGATCGCCATTCATCATCAAGTGCTTAAAACACAGGCCGTCTGAAATATTTTTTCAGACGGCCTGTGTTGTCTAGGGTGTCCTGACAATTCGTTTATGAGGGGATTTTTGTTCCTGGAAATGCAGATGCCAGGCAAAAAACGCAGCAAGATTGGACATCTTGCGAGGCTTTTTAACGCAGCAGATGCGTTTGCAGGGGCAAAAAGCACCCATAAATCGAATGGTCAGGATACCCTAGGGTGTCCTGACCATTCACAAAAGTAAACCAACAAGGCGGCGAACCGGAGACAGTACACATATATGAGGCCGGTTGGCTTGGTGTTTCAGCACCTTAGCGAAACCAGCCTCTTCTAGCTCAGGCAAACCAACGCCGTTAAGCTATTTTTGTGAAAGAATATGATTCAATTAATGTTGCTGGCATCAATGTTGGTGGTGATGATGCGCAGGCGCTTGGCTTTGCGCCGGGGTTTTGGTTTCCACCGTCACCGTTTGGGCTTTGGCGTTTTTGAATTTCAACGTCAGCGGAAATTTCTGCCCTTCTTGCAGCGGTGCTTTCAAGCCCATCAGCATAATGTGGTAGCTGCCGGGTTTCAACACCACTTCCCGGCCTTTGGGCAGCGGCAAGCCGCCTTCCACTTCGCGCATCCGCATAACACCGTTGTCGTTGATGTGGGTGTGGATTTCCACACGTTCGGCCACAGGTGTGGAGCCGCCGAGCAAAACATCATCGGTTTTGCCGTCATTTTCAAGCGCCATAAACACGCCGCCCATATTCATGCCCTGCACCGTGGTGCGTGCCCAGGCATCGTCAACATCAATGCCTGCTGCAAAAGCAGCCTGGCAAGTGCCGGCAAGCAGCAAAGCTGCCATCAGTTTCTTCATAATTCATTCCTTTGAGATGATTGTTTGCTACACAGCCTTTATACGCTTAAAGGCCGTCTGAAAGCTTGACCTGCATTAAAAAAGATTCAAACCGTATTCACGCCACAGCGACATCAGCCACAGCAGTGCCAATAATACCAGCGCCAGCGTTTGCGCCGCCGAGCCGGCATCTTTGGCGCGTTTGGCCAACTCGTTTTTGGCTGTTGAAGTATGATCTACCGCCGCTTCGATGGCCGTATTGATTAATTCTACAATCAACGAAATAAACGATGCGCTGATCAGCATCATGCGTGAAGCCGGGCCGAAATCAAACACAAACGCCAGCACCATCAGCGTGCCGTTGAGCCACACCAGCTGGCGAAAAGCGCTTTCATAGCGGTAGGCGGCGCGAAAGCCGTCTTTGGAATATCCGGCCGCATTGATGATGCGGCGCAGCCCGCGCTTGCCTTTCACTTGATTTGCATAAGAATTGTCTGTCACGTTAATCCCCTGTAAAAGCCATCAGCCATAACACCGCCAACATCGCCAGCGTGATGTATTGCGCGGCGGAGCCGACGTCTTTGGCTTTTTTGGCCAATTCGTGCTGGTCTTGCGAAGTGTGGTCCACCGCAGCTTCAATGCCGGTGTTGAGCAGCTCGATCACAATCGAGGCAAACGAGCCCAACACCAAAATCATTTTCACAGCCGTGGCAAAGCCGGCAAAACACAGCATCAGCATCAATGCACCGTGCAGCCACAATAATTGACGAAACCCCTGCTCTTCACAGGCAAAGCGCACACCGTCGGCGGAATAGCGCAAGGCATTGATAATCCGCCGCAAACCTTGCTGCCCCTTCATGCGGCGGGCGTAACTGTCGGGCTTGAGCACCATCGTTCAGACGGCCTTTACGCTTTGGCCCATGCAGCCGCGGCATCGGCAAACATGGCGGCCACATCGAAATCTTTTTGTTTCATGATTTCCTGAAAACCGGTGGGGCTGGTCACATTCACTTCAGTGAGGTAATCGCCGATGATGTCCAAACCGGCCAGCAAAATGCCGCGCCGTTTCAATTCGGGCGCCAGTGTTTCAGCGATTTCACGGTCGCGCGCACTTAATGCCTGCGCCACACCGCGCCCGCCCGCCGCCAGATTGCCGCGTGTTTCACCGTTTTGCGGAATACGTGCCAACGCAAACGGCACCACTTCGCCGCCAATCACCAACACACGCTTGTCACCCTCCACAATTTCGGGAATATAGCGCTGCGCCATGATGGTGCGCGTGTCGAGCTGCATCAGCGTTTCGAGAATGCTGCCGATATTAGGGTCTTGCGCGGTCAGGCGGAAAATGCCCATACCGCCCATGCCGTCGAGCGGTTTCACAATAATATCGCCGTGCTCGGCCAAAAAGGCGCGGACATCAGCGCTTTGGGTGCTTACCAACGTGGGCACGGTAAATTGACTGAAGTTTAAAATCGCCAGCTTTTCATTAAAATCGCGCATCGCCTGACCACTATTAAACACCTTCGCACCCTGCTGCGCCGCCAATGTCAGCAATTGGGTGGCGTAAAGATACTGCATGTCAAACGGCGGATCGGTGCGCATAATCACGGCATCAAAATCTTTCAAGGCCGTCTGAACGGCATCTTGAGCTTCAAACCAATGATGGTCGTCATCATGTTTGACACCGGCAAACGCAAACGCCGCCGCCTGCGCCACCACTTCGCCGCCGCGCACCGACAGGCCGCTGCTCAAAACATGATGCAGCCGCCAGCCGCGCGCAGCCATTTCGCGCATCATGGCATAAGTGGTGTCTTTATAGGTTTTAAACGTCGCCATCGGGTCGGCGATAAACAGCACGTTCATGGTTTTTCCTCATTTGATAACGGCGTAATCATACCCTGCTTTAAGGCCGTCTGAAAGGCATTCCTTCACAGCAGAATCATCATGGCACAGCAAGATTAAACAAAGCTCAAAAAAAGACGTAAGAGACAAAAAAGGTGCTGAAAATAGCTGAAAGCCTTATCTTGCAAAGATTTCAAGGATTCAAAGGTTTTGAATACAAAAAATGCCCTTTTTGCCGCCCAGCTCAAACAAGGTCAAAAAAGACGGCAAACAAAATGGCCGACAACAGGCGTAAGGGACAAAAAAGGTGCTATTTTTGAGAGATATTGCTCTAAGGGACATTTTAGGTACTACTAAGGCTGTTTTTAGAGAAATAATCTTTAATAAACCTAATCTTATTATCCTTTTTCATGCCTTGATGGCAACGTAATTTTTGCTTCATATCCGGCGTAAGAGGCAAAACCGGCACTTCGATGCTTGGCAAAAATATATGCTTTAGATTCAAGTAAGTTTATGCAATTAAGTTATTTTTCGACTGCCGACACAAGCCAAAAGGCAATAAAAAAACAGCTAGTGTAAGTAGCTGTTTTTAGTGTTATTTTTGGTCGGAGTGAAAGGATTCGAACCTTCGACCCCTTGCACCCCATGCAAGTGCGCTACCAGACTGCGCCACACTCCGACTCAAAGAAAGACAGGATTATAGATTCAGACGGCCTGATTAGCAAGCTTTTTTTCGATTTCCGCTAATATTTTTTGCAGTGCATCACGCACTTCATCTGCCTTTAAAGACGGATTGCCTTCTGAATCAACGGCATTGCCGTTAAACTCATCAACAAATGGCGCAAAGGTGTCTTTCAGCTTGCGCAGCTTGATGACATCG of the Uruburuella testudinis genome contains:
- a CDS encoding diacylglycerol kinase; translated protein: MVLKPDSYARRMKGQQGLRRIINALRYSADGVRFACEEQGFRQLLWLHGALMLMLCFAGFATAVKMILVLGSFASIVIELLNTGIEAAVDHTSQDQHELAKKAKDVGSAAQYITLAMLAVLWLMAFTGD
- a CDS encoding diacylglycerol kinase, whose amino-acid sequence is MTDNSYANQVKGKRGLRRIINAAGYSKDGFRAAYRYESAFRQLVWLNGTLMVLAFVFDFGPASRMMLISASFISLIVELINTAIEAAVDHTSTAKNELAKRAKDAGSAAQTLALVLLALLWLMSLWREYGLNLF
- the gshB gene encoding glutathione synthase; its protein translation is MNVLFIADPMATFKTYKDTTYAMMREMAARGWRLHHVLSSGLSVRGGEVVAQAAAFAFAGVKHDDDHHWFEAQDAVQTALKDFDAVIMRTDPPFDMQYLYATQLLTLAAQQGAKVFNSGQAMRDFNEKLAILNFSQFTVPTLVSTQSADVRAFLAEHGDIIVKPLDGMGGMGIFRLTAQDPNIGSILETLMQLDTRTIMAQRYIPEIVEGDKRVLVIGGEVVPFALARIPQNGETRGNLAAGGRGVAQALSARDREIAETLAPELKRRGILLAGLDIIGDYLTEVNVTSPTGFQEIMKQKDFDVAAMFADAAAAWAKA
- a CDS encoding copper chaperone PCu(A)C, translating into MKKLMAALLLAGTCQAAFAAGIDVDDAWARTTVQGMNMGGVFMALENDGKTDDVLLGGSTPVAERVEIHTHINDNGVMRMREVEGGLPLPKGREVVLKPGSYHIMLMGLKAPLQEGQKFPLTLKFKNAKAQTVTVETKTPAQSQAPAHHHHQH
- a CDS encoding multidrug ABC transporter permease/ATP-binding protein, with protein sequence MPSETNVQTALIFILHMNIIALVFKQHRRAFLVMFALTLLSGLLGIGVLAFINTYLLRSSEGTVQSVMWQFAALLAVYLLAATYAQIKLSKLGHQFVFELRTRLLKRIMDSHDAQIQLTGKPKLLASLSNDIRSISMAFARLPELVQGILFTLGCSVYMIWLSPKLFMVTALILSIMVLGSNYVVKRVYASFRAMRGYEDELYSHYETSLDGHKELTLNRYRAERFYREAFSTTAQHNRNAAIRADSYHAFAINWGNTLMLAAVGIIFYLSLYHHWAGLADAATITMTVLFMRSPLSQAISAFPMLMSSQVALNALDNLGLADYRPDFHSSHNLPAGWQSIRLENITYAYPAQGGQHFALEPVNLTLKRGETVFLIGSNGSGKSTLSMVLAGLYTPTSGKIFVDDVEITDANRDAYRRLFASVFTDFHLFEQLVDGLGQDVSDDITAQWLNHLRLSDKVKIEQQRILNSKLSQGQKKRLGLLAAALENRSMLILDEWAADQDPQFRRVFYETLLPLLKQQGYTVFAISHDDKYFHHAERIISMKQGRLSEHSAAEAVHVADEHSR
- a CDS encoding ferritin-like domain-containing protein; this translates as MLYNPYPLLESALLESDPDAKCRAAAELFEKLAAAGGVGKPAAAALDFRFAGRPQKPILVAPADVQKRKMSTTEGYAAMLHAICHIEFNAINLALDAAYRFRNLPEAFTADWIRVAKEEAYHFSLMRGRLNAYGFDYGDFEAHNHLWDMAYKTAFDPLLRMALVPRVLEARGLDVTPAIRAKVAQRGDEATCAVLDIIYRDEVGHVQIGNHWYHYLCARRGLEPVALFRTLIARYDLFIFRGYVNIEARERAGFSRFELEMLEDFEQSLKAAPKTGSWQQALSR
- a CDS encoding sodium:solute symporter family protein, with the translated sequence MSQFVINLIFVGASFALYFGIAIWARAGSTKEFYVAGGGVHPVLNGMATGADWMSAASFISMAGLLAMNGYGASAYLMGWTGGYVLLALLLAPYLRKFGKFTVPDFIGDRFYSRTARLVAVLCLIIASTTYVIGQMTGAGVAFSRFLEVSSTTGLIIASIVVLFYAVLGGMKGITYTQVAQYVVLIIAYTIPAVFISLNLTGNPIPPLGFLSTHTESGMPLLQKLDSIITELGFTAYTADVPNKLNMFLFTMSLMIGTAGLPHVIIRFFTVPKVSDARSSAGWALVFIALLYTTAPAVGSMARINLVDTIYPQGTAAAPLEFEARPQWMKSWETTGLLKFEDKNGDGRIQYYNDKSAGFEATAAERGWAGNELTVNNDIMVLANPEIANLPSWVIGLIAAGGLAAALSTAAGLLLAISSAISHDLIKKTLKPDISEKGELLAARISMTVAIIIATWLGINPPGFAAQVVALAFGIAAASIFPALMMGIFSKRINSTGAVAGMLAGLISTCVYIFLYLGWFFIPGTNSFENVEANWLFGISPLSFGAVGAIINFVVAFIVSSAGKAPPQDVQDLVESVRYPRGAGKAVDH
- the lolA gene encoding outer membrane lipoprotein chaperone LolA translates to MKQRTLLKTITALGFCAAIGVAQAGAIDALKKFNSDTDGISGNFSQTVKSKKKTQTTNGAFQIQRPGLFKWEYTRPYKQTIVGDGKTIWLYDVDLAQVTKSSQDQTIGDSPAAILSNKTALDSSYSLKEDGSSGGIDYVLASPKKNNAGYQYIRIGFKGDALAAMQLKDSFGNETTISFSNLNMKPNLSRNTFKFTPPKGVDVLSN